One stretch of Terriglobia bacterium DNA includes these proteins:
- a CDS encoding type III pantothenate kinase has translation MLLAIDVGNTHTVLGLFEADELRAHWRVATRKDATPDETGVLLRALFDGAGIDPGAVTGMIVSSVVPDLNEVLAKAGARHFRCDPLFVEPGVKTGLPILYENPHEVGADRIVNAVAAVARYGAPVIVLDFGTATTLDVVGPKGEYLGGVIAPGLGISAEALFARAARLSRVPLRRPRRVIGANTEESVQSGLFHGYAALVEGLVRRVRAELGIEAKVVATGGLARVFEGEMPFLDAVDPGLTLEGLRMIWEKNRR, from the coding sequence ATGCTCCTCGCCATCGACGTCGGGAACACCCACACGGTCCTCGGGCTGTTCGAGGCGGACGAACTGCGGGCGCACTGGCGGGTCGCCACGAGAAAGGATGCGACCCCCGACGAGACGGGTGTGCTGCTTCGCGCTCTGTTCGACGGCGCGGGGATCGATCCCGGGGCGGTCACCGGGATGATCGTCTCGTCCGTGGTGCCCGATCTCAACGAGGTCCTCGCGAAAGCCGGCGCGCGCCATTTCCGTTGCGATCCGCTGTTCGTCGAGCCCGGCGTCAAGACGGGGCTCCCGATCCTGTACGAGAACCCGCACGAGGTCGGAGCGGACCGGATCGTCAACGCGGTCGCCGCCGTGGCGCGGTACGGCGCGCCGGTGATCGTCCTCGATTTCGGGACCGCGACGACCCTCGACGTGGTCGGCCCGAAAGGGGAGTACCTCGGAGGCGTGATCGCGCCGGGCCTCGGCATCTCGGCGGAGGCGCTGTTCGCCAGGGCCGCGCGCCTATCCCGCGTCCCCCTCAGGCGTCCGCGGCGGGTGATCGGCGCCAACACCGAGGAGAGCGTGCAGTCCGGCCTGTTCCACGGCTACGCGGCGCTCGTCGAGGGGCTCGTTCGCCGCGTTCGCGCGGAGCTGGGGATCGAGGCGAAGGTGGTCGCCACCGGCGGGCTGGCCCGGGTCTTCGAAGGCGAGATGCCCTTTCTCGACGCGGTGGATCCGGGCCTGACCCTCGAGGGACTCCGGATGATCTGGGAGAAGAACCGCCGGTGA
- a CDS encoding biotin--[acetyl-CoA-carboxylase] ligase: protein MLPRPYVSDLVVLESTDSTNDEARRLSDRGSGEGTVVIAERQSRGRGRRGAAWHSPPGVGLYLSVLLRPVRPAAELPRWGIAAAVAGCLAVRDAGVTDAVVEWPNDIVCRGLKIGGILVEARSAGEIPLDLVIGTGFNVAHAAEDFPAELRGRAGSILMVLDGTSGDREALAGSYLRRLRGLTADLGAGVFEPVRRAFVALAPGASGSRVLVDPGGGTAPFEGTARGLDDAGALRVERSDGRMEIVRVTGSVAWLEA, encoded by the coding sequence AGTCCACGGACTCGACGAACGACGAGGCGCGGCGCCTCTCCGACCGGGGATCGGGGGAGGGGACGGTGGTGATCGCGGAGCGCCAGAGCCGCGGTCGCGGGCGCCGGGGCGCCGCGTGGCACTCGCCGCCCGGCGTCGGCTTGTACCTGTCCGTCCTCCTTCGCCCGGTCCGCCCCGCCGCGGAGCTGCCGCGCTGGGGGATCGCCGCGGCCGTGGCGGGCTGCCTCGCCGTGAGGGACGCCGGCGTCACCGACGCTGTCGTCGAGTGGCCGAACGACATCGTCTGTCGCGGGCTCAAGATCGGCGGCATCCTCGTCGAGGCGAGAAGCGCCGGCGAAATCCCCCTCGACCTCGTGATCGGCACGGGGTTCAACGTGGCTCACGCCGCGGAGGACTTCCCGGCCGAGCTCCGCGGCCGGGCCGGGTCGATCCTGATGGTGCTGGACGGGACCTCGGGCGATCGCGAGGCGCTGGCGGGATCCTATCTCCGCAGGCTCAGGGGCCTCACGGCCGATCTGGGCGCGGGGGTGTTCGAGCCCGTGCGCCGCGCCTTCGTCGCGCTGGCGCCCGGCGCGTCCGGGAGCCGCGTCCTCGTCGACCCGGGAGGAGGCACGGCCCCGTTCGAGGGGACCGCTCGCGGGCTCGACGACGCGGGGGCGCTCCGCGTCGAGAGGAGCGACGGCCGCATGGAGATCGTTCGGGTCACGGGTTCCGTGGCCTGGCTGGAGGCCTGA